In bacterium, the sequence GCTGTTGGATGTCGAGGAAATTCCGGAAAATGCGGTTCTGCGAGTGCGACCGGATCACGAAAAGGAAGACTTGAAGGCAGCGCTTACTGCCTTGCTGCAGGACCTGAATCTTCGAGATCGCTTATCGGCAAATGCGCGCAAATACATTGAAGAGCATCATACTCCTCAAAAAGCCCGCGAGAAATATCAGGTGCTGGTGGAAACCGCGCTTAAGCGTAAATCCAGTTTCGTGTCTCCCGAATTGCCTCTTCATCTGCGATCAGGAGCGGAAATTCTCAAGCAACACTTACTAAAAACGACATTCGAACGGACTGATCCTAAGATATTAGAATGGCTGCCTTAGCCCGACGCTATTCCTCGTCGTTATTCTCGTCTAACTGCTGTGGTTGCTGCTGCTGTTCCCCTTCCGGCGGTTGATCCGATTTTTGCTGATTCGGAACAAAGCCTCCACCGGTGGGTACGTTCACAGTGCCTGGCGTAAGAGGTTTTATTTGCGGTTGAACCGGTTGACGTCCATCCGGTTCCGGGATCGGAGGAGGTGGAGGAGGTGGCACAGGCGTTACGACGCCACGATTTCCCACAGGTCTGTTATCCAGACGTTTGGGCGAGCTGCCGAGAGATGTACTGCCGCCGATGAAAACGGATTGCGGTTCTCCGTCCGCACCAGCCAGCACTGCATAATTAATCCCGGTCCCTTCCAAAATCTTTTTCAGCGCCATGGCGACCGGAAGGTCTTGAAAGTTAGCGGAAACGGTCTTGCCGGCAATACCCTCATCCACAAACAGCTTCACGTTGGTTTCTGTTTTCAAACGGTCCAACACTTGCGTCAACGGCTCCGATTTTAGATCGGCACTGATCCGCCCACCCTCAACTTTCACATCGGCGTAGAGAGAGCATGCAAAGAGCAATAAGATCAAAATGCGTATTGCCATATGCTTAATTATATAACGCCAAGGCGCCAAGACGCCAAGAAATCGCTCTAGTGGATAGGGGTCAAGAAACCGGGCCAGGCTACGGTTCCAGCGAAAAAGCTCTTTGAGATTGTGAGGACACCGTCCGGGCGGTCCATGGAAATATAGGATCTGAAGAGTCGAGGCGCGAGTGTTTTAATCGAATTTGATGCGGCGGTATAACTCCTGGAATTCCGGCTCTGAGCGGAGCGGATCCAGAATTGGTTCAATTTTCAGGAACATCATAAGCATATCTCTCTCCTCATATGCTTTCTTCAACATGGCAATCGCTTCCTTTTTGCGATTGAGAGCGCTGTAAATCAATGCACTTTGATAGGAAGAGACGTATCTCTGTTGAGATAACTTTTCCAGCTCCTGTAAGATTCCTATCGCCTTCTGCGTTTGTCCAAATTTTGCATAAGTAGTGCCGAGCATCGAAAGAGCAATGGGAGAGCGTTCCAGCTGAACGGCTTTTTGCAAAGATTTTTCAGACAAAGCGTATTCTCCTTTCATGTTATAAATGAGTCCATAGACGAAATGAGTTAGAAAAAAATTAGGATCCATCTCTTCGGCTTTCTTCACGAATTGCAAGGCCTGCTCGTACTGTTTTGAATAACTGAGTGGGACATTCGAATCGAGAACGATCACAACTGACAGAGGATCAAGCTGACGCGCTTTCTGAAACTCGTTGATTGCTTCACGGAATCTTCCCCGCACTGTAAGACTCCACGCATATTGATGATGCGCAATCGCATAGTTCGGATTTGCAGCTATCGCTTGTTTAAATCTTTCCTCTCCTTTTTTGAAATCATATTCGTAGAAAGAGGTAATTACGCCTTCCACCATTCGCGGCTCGGCCAATGAGTCGTCCAGCTCGAGAGCTTTTCTTGCAGCATCGCGAGCTTTGGGGACCGCGTCGCTGGGCCTGATATTGATATCTCCCAGAGCAAGACCAAACGCTTCGGCAAGCCCGGCATATGCAAGAGCGAACGAAGGATCCTTTGCTATTGCCTGCTGGTAAAAGTCGATGGCTTTCCTGTTCCCCTCCTCTGTGGCTTTGTTCCAGTAGTAACGGCCCTGCAAGTACAGTTGATATGCTTCCGTATCCTGTGTGTGCGTTCGAGTGACCTGCGCCTTCTCTTGTCCAGTCAGTTTAAAACGAAGGTTATCGACAATCGTTCCTGTGATCTCTTCCTGAACTCTGACAAGATCCACCACGCGCCTGTTGTATTTTTCTCCCCAGAGCTGGCGGCTATCTTTTGTGTCGATCAATTCGACGCTTATCGAAAGTTGATCCGCCTGCTGAGTAATACGACCGGTTAACACAGTGCGCACCTTTAGATCATCAGCGATCTTTCTTAAGTTCGGAGAAGGATCCTTATACGCAAAGGAGGAAGTCCTGGAAATCACCACCAGTTCGGGAACTTTGGAAAGATTGTTGATCAGACCCTCGGGGATCCCTTCTGATAAATACTCGACTTCCGGTTTCTTACTAACATTGTCGAAAGGAAGCACAGCAATCGAATGCAAAGTCTCACGCCGGGGCCACAAAAGGAAAGCTGCAGCAATCAATAGCACTAGCAGAAGCGCGATTGCCGTTTGTGTTGAAAGTAATTTTTTCTTGCGTACCGGGACAACGGATACTCCAGTCTGACTTTCTCGTTTCAGTGAACGAAGATCGATGAGCAGTTCTTTAGCCGATTGATAGCGATCTTCAACATTTTTCTCCAGACATTTGCGTACAATACGTTCCAGCTCTGGTGGAACTTCGTAATTGAATCGTGAAACCGGTACCGGCTGTTTGTGCAAAATCGAATCCATGAGCTGCGGTGGCGCATCACCGGAAAAAGGCAGCCGGCGGGTCAGCATTTGATAGAGAATCACG encodes:
- a CDS encoding protein kinase, with the protein product MERSLAAGEILGHYRILSLLGSGGMGQVYLAEDTKLDRRVALKILPPELASDANRMRRFLSEAKSASAVKHPNVAHIYDVGTQNDLHFIAMEYIEGETLSDRLNQAECDVSLVLDTGVQVADALDEAHSSGIIHRDLKPANLMITRRGQVKILDFGLARMEQPQSGSTATQLSTKGVTTPGIVMGTVPYMSPEQVLGKPVDSRSDLFSFGVILYQMLTRRLPFSGDAPPQLMDSILHKQPVPVSRFNYEVPPELERIVRKCLEKNVEDRYQSAKELLIDLRSLKRESQTGVSVVPVRKKKLLSTQTAIALLLVLLIAAAFLLWPRRETLHSIAVLPFDNVSKKPEVEYLSEGIPEGLINNLSKVPELVVISRTSSFAYKDPSPNLRKIADDLKVRTVLTGRITQQADQLSISVELIDTKDSRQLWGEKYNRRVVDLVRVQEEITGTIVDNLRFKLTGQEKAQVTRTHTQDTEAYQLYLQGRYYWNKATEEGNRKAIDFYQQAIAKDPSFALAYAGLAEAFGLALGDINIRPSDAVPKARDAARKALELDDSLAEPRMVEGVITSFYEYDFKKGEERFKQAIAANPNYAIAHHQYAWSLTVRGRFREAINEFQKARQLDPLSVVIVLDSNVPLSYSKQYEQALQFVKKAEEMDPNFFLTHFVYGLIYNMKGEYALSEKSLQKAVQLERSPIALSMLGTTYAKFGQTQKAIGILQELEKLSQQRYVSSYQSALIYSALNRKKEAIAMLKKAYEERDMLMMFLKIEPILDPLRSEPEFQELYRRIKFD
- a CDS encoding STN domain-containing protein, with translation MAIRILILLLFACSLYADVKVEGGRISADLKSEPLTQVLDRLKTETNVKLFVDEGIAGKTVSANFQDLPVAMALKKILEGTGINYAVLAGADGEPQSVFIGGSTSLGSSPKRLDNRPVGNRGVVTPVPPPPPPPIPEPDGRQPVQPQIKPLTPGTVNVPTGGGFVPNQQKSDQPPEGEQQQQPQQLDENNDEE